In Pectobacterium actinidiae, the DNA window ACATACGACAGCAATTTCATTAGCGTTTACCTTGGTATGAATTAGCGGGGTTCACCGTGCTCTCAGGTACGGGGTCCACGGGTGTACCCTGTAATAAGGATTCCGGATGACGGTCTAACTGATCTGAAAGACCGCGTAATGATTTGAGTGTTCTGCTGGTTTCCTGAAGTGTCTGCATGATATTGATAATGAGGGGTGAGTCTTCAGCTATCAGGTCCTGAACACCTTCAGTAGTTTTTTGTGTCTGGCTCATCAGTCGGTTTGCCTCAGGCAGTGTCTGGCGGTTAACCATCCGAAGAGTTTTACTGAGTTCTGCCAGTGTGGTGTCCAGATTGTTGCCGATTGACTCCAGGGGGAGTTTGTTGATTTTTGTGACGATCCCGGCTACCTGCTCCTGAATTTTATCCAGTCCACCGCTGACGGTAGGCACCAGCAGAGGACGAGCAGTCAGGTCAAAAGGGACCTTAGGGGCGTCGGGTACAAAATCGAAAGTAATAAAAAGCTGACCTGTCAATAAACTGCTAGGAACCGCCTGCGCTCGTAAACCATGAGAGACAAGATCACGCACGAAAAGCGCAGCGATATGTTCAATGTCTTCCGATTCTGCCGGTTGGGGTAATTTTTTCAAAACTTGGCCAATGCGGGACGGATATACGTCAATCCCTACTATAGTGGGAAAACGATAGCCTGTCGGATTGTAATCGAGATCAATCGATGTCACACGTCCAATTACCACACTCGAGAATTGTACCGGAGCACCGACAGAAAGGCCGCGAAGAGAGCGCTCGAATCGCAATCTGAATGGAATGGCAGGACCATCTGGATGAGCCAGTGCGGTAGCCTCATCGGGGGCAAGTGAGTAACGGACGTTTTTATTATGAGGGTGAGGATCGCTGGTTGTGGCTGATGCAAATGCAACACCTCCGGCCAGCATGGCGGCAACCGTCTGCGTTTTCAGGCGGAATCCTTCAGTTCCCACAGAGAGGTCAATACCACTGACATTCCAGAAGCGTGTCTCGGACGTTACCAACCGGTCATAGGGCGCGTCTATGAAGACTTTAAGAATGACACCGACACCATCCTCCCTCAGATGGTAAGAGGCGACCCTGCCAACCTGAATCCGCCTGTAATAAACAGGTGAGCCGATATCAAGCGATCCCAAGTCTGCGGCTTCAATAATGAACTGGCTGCCTTGTACATCACTGATAATTGATGGAGGGATTTCAAGCCCAACGAATTCACGCCTACTTTCGGCTGATTTACCTCTGTCCATGCCAATATATGGCCCTGAAAGAATAGTATCGATGCCACTAACACCGCTTATTCCAACACGAGGCCTGACTACCCAAAAGCGTGTATCTTCCCGGATAAGACTTTCTGCACTCTTTGCTAATTGGACTCTCACAAGCACCGCCGAATTATCTGTGCTGAGAATAATTTCTTTAACTGTACCCACGGTGACGTCTTTATATTTAACTGTAGTTTTACCTGCCTCAAGCCCTGCGGCACTACGAAAAGATATAGAGATCTCCGGTCCTTCAGCCAGTTTAGTCTGCAGCAACATAGAAAGGCCCGACAGCAGGGCAATTACCGGCACAATCCATATAAGAACATTACGCCAGTTTTTTCGGGCAAACACAGGTTCACCACGTAGCGTTTGCTTCATTTATCACCTGCCCAGATTAGTCTAGGGTCAAAACTCAAGGCGGATAACATCGTCAGAAATACGACCAGTCCAAAAAAAAGAATCCCGGCGCGAGGCTCTGCTTCTCCCAGTGAATGGAACTGAATCAGCCCGCTGACTACAGCCACGACAATGACGTCCAGCATTGACCAGCAGCCAATCCATTCCGTAATGTGATAAAGCCGTGTTCTTTCACTTTGCGCCCACTGACTGCGGATCGCTGAACTTATCAGGAGTACAGCCATGGATAGAAATTTCATACAAGGAATTACCACACTTGCAATAAAAATAATTACGGCAATGCCGTATGAACCCGCATGCCAGAAATCCACGACTCCCTCCATAATCGTGCTTTCTTTTCCGCGGCCAAACAGACTGGTAAACATTACCGGCAAAACGTTGGCCGGGACGTAAACAATCACAGCGGCAATCAGCAGGGCCCAGGAGCGTCCGAGACTTTTTCTGTCAGGGAGACGTTGCCGAGTGTGGCAGCGGGGGCAACTTTGCATAGAGTCAGTTGCTGGCTGAAATACCAGGTGACAAAAATGGCAGCCAGTAACGCCAGCCTTACGAGCAGACAGAAGCCTACACATGTTCGCTCTCTGCAAAAGGAACAATCGGGCAAAGAGTCCACAAGGACTGCAGGTCATGACTGGTCACTATAATGATGAGCACTACGGAAACTGCCAGTGCCCAACCACCGATGCCGGGAGCCACTTCCAGCAGTGAAGATAGCTTAATCGCAGCAACCAGAAAGCCCAGCACACCTACTTCCACCATACTCCAGGGGCGTAGCCATACCAGCGTTTTCATCATGGCAATAAAACCCGGTGCCCGCTGTTTGAAATGAGCAAACACGAGTAGCCAGAGCATAAGTAAGATTTGCAAAAGAGGGGCGATAATAAGCAGAAAGGTTGTCAACATTGCCATAAGTGGAAAGCTCTCCCCCTTTGCTAGCGCCCACACCGCCTGCCATAGGGTGATTTCATTTCTGACGCCATGGAAATTAACCATGATGACCGGATAGATGGACGCAAGTGAAAAAGTGATGAGTGCTGCCACGGTAAGAGGCAACACCAGATATATCCCCGCGCCACCGTTCTGCCAGAGTACTGAATGGCAGCGTTCACAACACGCTGTGCGGCCCAGTTGGTCTGAGCGATAACGGTACAGTGTGTTGCAAATCGGGCACACGATAAGATGATGGTATATTTTCATGGATTTCATCAGCAGCGTTAAATTATATGGCGGCGCTGATGTGTTCAGTCCGCCGCCTTTTTTCATTGTAACTTTCGTTACGTTATCCCTGGTGTTGACTACCTTTAAACGTTGACCTTTCCTGTGTTTTAATACGCTTATCGTCCATCATCAGAAGGTATAGCTAATGCCGGTGGATACTATGCCCACACCGTTTTTATCTATCATTGGACTTTTCTTCACTTCATCAGCAGTTATGTCATAACGGGCTGAGAAAAATGCTTTCCAGTCGTTGCTCATATGATAGTTAGCTGAAAGTACAATATAAGGCGTGAAGCTATCGTCAGGCGTATAAGACGGTAACCCACTGCGGCGTGATTCATCTATGCTTATGCCAGCGTAGTAATTATTTTGGTCCTTATTGTCCCAGCGAACGCCTATTTCAGGTGTCAACTCCCAGTCCGTTAAGGCGAAAGGATACATATAGGAAGTGTTTGCAAACACTCCGTCGCTATTATTCAGCGCATCATGGGCTACAGAAGCGGTAAAATGGCCGAAATAAGTTCGCAAAGAATATTCAAGTCCGGTTGTAACTGTTGACCGTCGTTTGTCTAATCGTTGTATCTTCGAATCATTACTATCCTGCGGTCGGAATTGTCGGGGATCGTAGGCGGCGAAGACATCAAACTGATTTACTCTGTCTTTCAAGAGGTGAATACCTCCCTGCCCGCCATGGAAGAATAGAAAGTCACCTTCATAATCTACAAAGGGAAACGGAAACACCCGAGGGGGCGTTTCCTTGTAAGGGCTTTCTGCCACGCCAGCCATTAACCCAAGTGCTAGGTCATCTGAAACTGCCGGAGGAGACACAATAAGCGTGAGCCCTAAGGCCAGCCTCTGTTTGTTAGCAAATCCTGATGTCATGTTTTTGTCTCCCCCGAAGATACCTTTGAGCGTATGGCTGCTATTGAAGTATTTCCGCCAGCTCATCTGCACCCTTATCAATGCCTACTTCTGCTGCACTGAGGGAGCCGATAGTGGCGGAGATATTCATGGCGTTCGGGTACTGTTTTGCTACATAGGCATGCAACAGCTTGTTTGTTGAGGTGTCATAAATTTCGACCGCATAGTTTACATAACCACTCAGCATGCCCTGTCCTCCTCGGATGGACTGAACGATATTGTACGGCCCCCCGGCAAGATCAAATTTAGTAAAAGTTCCCACGAACTGAGTCGTTGTATCTGCCCCTGTTAGTGTCAGCTTCAGGCGTAAAGTTGATGGTGAAGGAGATCCTCCTTCACGAAAACGCGGGCGTAACTTCTCTGCAAATTTCTCCTGCATGTAACTGGCCAGTTTCTGACGATCTGATTGCTCCATATCACCAAACTGATTGTCTGGACCCTGATAAATAATTACCGGGTCAATAATGAGGCTGTTATATTTTTTCCAGTCGATCTGAGGTCCATAACGGAAGGGGATACGATCAGACTCGGCTCCAGTGTTGGGGGTCAATTGTGAGGATGAGTCGAGGCCAGAATAACGGACGGGATCATCACTCGCGCAACCAGCGAGCAAAGCTACCGCAGCCAAAAGTGTCAGGCGTATTGCCCGTGAGAATGTAATCATCTGAAGTTCCTTTAGTTAAATGCGTCTATAAATCAGTCTGTTATCTGGGCCGTCAGTAGCAAGGAAAGCTAGACTCATTTCAAAATCTCATTGAAGAAATGATTTAACCTATGACTAAACTGTACAGGCTAGTTTTGATCCACTACGATTGCTATGTCAAGGAAATGTTTCGTGATCTAAATTTTTGTTTAGGGTTGTAATTTATGGGGGGAAAGGAATTCTTGGTCGTGAAATGTGCACGGCTTCTCGATGATGCGGCTAGATTTTCTATCCATCAGGATGTGATGCATTGTATTTACGGTTGCTTGCCAGTCTTATGAACTGCCCGCAGAAATTAATCAGCTATTATCTTTCGAGATCATTAAGCGCATCATGATGGAAATTATCTGAATTTATGGTTATAAGCATCTCTGAAGAGCAGTAACCTTTAAGTGCTCGCCTAGAACGAAGTTGATGCGTTTTGCAGATACCATTGCAGTTGTTTTTGAGAGAAGATGAAAAGTTGATTGTATTTTTCGGGGTAAATTAAGGGATATCGCCCAGTACCGGCAGAAGTGCGGATTGCGGTTGGCTTAGGAAAGACTCACAGATGCTATTGATAAGCCGATACAAAAAAGGGATATACTTACCTTTTATCAATATATTTTTATGTAACTGTGAATGATTTCATTGGGAAACATCTGATTATACAGGAAAATAAAAGTTTAGTTTCTATCAGACTAGATAATCTGCAGGCTTTTTTTTCATGCACAACAGCATGAAAGTAAGAAATTATATTTAACATATAATTAACCATCCATCAATCAAATTGGTTTAGTAACTATTGTTATTTAATGATGGAGAGGTTTTGGGGATTGAAAATATTATCAGCGACAGTGGTAGTGGAACCTTTCGACTGATATGCATCTGTTAAAAAGAAAAATCAATGACAGGCGCACTGCATGAGTTTGTTTTTTTACCCCTGATTTCTTTCTGTAAGTATTAGCTGAAGCTTAAAGTATAAATCTTTACATAATCATATCTCTCGAGTGAGCTTTGCTTTATTTTAATTTGAGCTTACGTCATAGGCTCAAAGCACGCAAACGTAATAGTTAAGAATGATTTGATCCTGTTTGGAAGGGTAATAATAAAACAGATGTGGCATTATTTTTAGAACAAAGCGGGCAAGTACACTGTAGAAGCTTGCACTTTTCATTAAGTAGTTATATTTTACCAATGAATAGATGTGCCTCTGAATGCATATCTATTTACTGGGTGGTTTCAACGTTGCAAGTGCGAAAATGTTGCACCAGTGAAATTTTATTATTCCAATTTCAGCTACTGTATTTTTACATAGCCACCCATTATTTAATGCTAATGCATATTTCTCGTAATTCTGGCGAGATCTTGCTTTGCATTTTCAGGCTCGTCTGCAAGTGGCATGTTCAGGGAGTCCATCGCACCATCAATCCCGTTATCAGCAACCAGTTTCTTAAATAGTGCGCCCCATTCATCGGGAGCGTTGCCTTGACCAGCCACTAGCTCGAATGTTTTACTCAAGGCAGTGTTATTTAACAAGCTTTGTACCAGTACATCTGCAATTTGTCTACGTCCAACCCCGCCATCTAATTTGTCCCCCTGGCCCAAAATGAGACAATCATCCCCTGGTTTGATGAGATCAAAATAACCCGGACGAACAATTGTATATTCCAGACCGCTCGCACGGAGAAGACGCTCAGAACGTCGTTTCCAATCTTTTAATTCCATCAAAGTTCCAGAACGTTGGGTCACATAAATTGATGTCATAAGCACGATTCGAGGCCGATGACATTCCAAGGCATGCAAAACGTTTGCGACCCCTGCATAATCCAACTCCATCGCCCCTGCATTACTGGATGAACCATGTGTGAAGATTATTGCATCTATATTTGCTCCGATATTTTTAAGCGAATGAATATTTTGAAGATCACAAATAAAAAGCTCTGTATTCCCTAACATTTCCTTTCCCCGAAGGGCATCCCGTACCATAGCCACAGGAATAAGATTGTTTCGAACTAAGATATTGACGACTTCCCTGCCAACGCTGCCAGTTGCACCGGTTACTAAAACACGTTTGATATTGTTATTCATCATAGCTCCTTTCGTATGAACCCGACATTCGTCACTTTTGCTCTTAATGGAATGCCGGGCACTGTTGATCTGTACTAATCCCTCAGAGATGTTCTTTGAAGAACGGCACAATTTTCTTCAGGGCAAGCTCAGTCGGTTCGGGTTTATCATAAAGGTCATAATGTGACCAGCCTGCAATCTCCACGATTTCTTTTTTCCTAGATGCTGCTTTTCCAAAAATTTCATAACCGTCGCGGTAAGCACCAAAAGCACCAACCTTGTTACCGACAACAACCATAAGAGGCTGTGTAAGAAGTACTTCAGCTAAATGGAATGCGTCCCAGCCAACTGCTGCAGACTGGTGTGAAAATAACCAGCTATTAACTCCATTGGGTTTTTGTCCTCGCGGTGTACGGTAGTATTCTGTGGCCTCAAAGACATCGATTTCGGTTAAACCAAGGCGTGTGGCCTCTTCCGGGCTTGAAGGTAATACATCGTCAACTCGAGCAGTGCTACCAAGTATCTCTGCAGTGCGTTGATTGCTTATCGCCTCCAGTAAAGGCAGTGGGTCATTGCTGCTGAATGCTTCCCGCATCAGTCGGCCAATATTAACCCCGGTCACTGAAACAACTGCCTTGATCCGCCGTTCAGTCATTGCCGCATTAATTGCATACCCACCACCACCACATATTCCAAGTACGCCAATCCGTTCCTGCTCAACGTAAGGAAGAGTTATTAGATGGTCGACAACAGCTTTAAAATCCTCAACACGTAGTGCCGGGTTTTCAAGATGGCGTGGCTCACCAGTACTATCACCTTGGAATGAAGCATCAAAAGCGATGACAACATAACCTGCGAGAGCAAGACCAGTGCCGTAAATGTTACCTGAAGTTTGTTCCTTACAGCTTCCAATCGGATGTGCACTGATAATGGCTGGGTATTTTTTAGTTTCGTCAAAGTCAGGAGGGTAATAAAGGTTTGCCGAAATGGTGCTGTAGAAATTCTTGATATTGATGGAATCCATAAAGTTCACCTTCTTGAATAATTACCTGTTTGATAGAAATGTTGCTCAAAACAACAATTAAGTGTAGGTAGGTAGTAACGCTGGAACAAGACAACAATATCAACTATAGTGTCAATTTGAATTTGACAATAGGATGAGGTTATGGAGCCATATCTACTCCCCCAACTCGCACTTTTTGCAGAGATAGCACGTCATAAAAGCTTTACCCGAGCTGCCGCAGAGTTAAAAGTATCAAGGGCAGCTATATCTCATAGTTTAAAGACACTTGAGCAGCGTCTTAACGTGCGTTTACTCAACCGTACTACCCGAGATATGTCATTGACTGATGAGGGGTTACATCTACTCCGTGCCCTTGAGCCTGCACTTGGCTCCATTGAGCGCGCGATTCGTGAGATAGGCAATTCCCGTAATCATCCCTCAGGTCTTTTACGTGTGAATACTTCGAGGTCGGCCGCCAAAATGCTCATAGAGCCGCATTTGGCAGAGTTTCTTGTGAGATATCCCGATTTACAGTTGGAGCTGGTAATGGACGATGGTCTGGCGAATATTATTGCAGATGGTTGTGATGCGGGTATACGACTGGGCGAAAGTCTGGCTGAGCATGTTGTTGCAGTGCCTGTTACCCAAATGCTGGAGATGGTGGTGGCGGGTTCCCCCTCCTACTTCGCCAAAAATGCTATTCCAAAGACGCTGGCAGATCTTGCGGAGCACAATTGTATTTCTTACCGCAGGCTGACAAGTGGCGCAGTATACGATTGGGAATTTAGTGCTGAAGGCGATGCGCACCATCAAATCACGGTAGAACCCAAAGGCACTTTTATTACTAATGATGACGAAGGAATGATTAATGCAGCCCTCCAAGGAGTCGGGCTTATACAACATATCAACCTTTGCCTGCATCGTCATCTTGAAGAGGGATCGTTAGTACGAGTGCTTGACGAATGGTGTCCACCATTCCCAGGCTTTTATCTCTATGTTCCTACAAGGGAAAATATGCCAGCAAGGGTGCGTGCATTCATGGATTTTTTAATTGAGAAACGGGATGCATTTCAAGGTTAATGAGTCGTGGAGAGTTCGTTAAAATAATATTTATCAGGATTTAATAATATTGTATGTCTTACTATATTTATATCATTTGATGAAATAAAAAAGCTGTCATTGTAATTATTTCAGGTATGAACCATACCTGAAACTCGCACGTCAAAATAAATACTTTTTTGTGATTTTATGTTAAAGCGAAGAGGCTATATAATCAGACAGGATTTGCTGTTTTGTGAGATTATAAAATATAATCTTTCTAACTTTTATTGTAAGGTCAATATATTCTTTATGTTTTATTTGTCATTTATACTTAATTTTAATCTTGGTAATTAGGTGCCAATTTAAGCTGTTTGTCGGATTGTGTGAAGTAGCTCACGTCCGTTCTGCTATAGCAGATTCTTACTGATCGATAGCGATATATTTATGATCACTCTTTTTGTGGGGCGCTAACTTAATTGCGTTTCTACAAATATATTCCCTTGCGAGGAAAAGAGGGTGTCATGAATAAAAACTATTCTAGAAGTTGCTTATTTTTCTTTTTCTTTTTTATCGGGTGGGGTTGTTGTTACCCTTACCTTTCTCTTTGGTTGACAGAAACAATTGGCATCAACTATAGAGATGTCGGTATGGTTTATTCGTTCACCGCCATTATCTCTGTGTGCGTGCAGCCGCTCTTTGGTTATATATCCGATAAACTTATCTACCGCAAACATCTTATGTGGATGCTGGCCATCATTATTACGCTGTTTGCCCCCTACTGGATCTACGTGTTTGCACCTTTGTTAAAGTTCAGCGTGCTTCTTGGCGCGCTGGCTGGCGGTGTTTATATCGGTCTTGCGTATGGGGCTGGTTGTGGTGTCTGCGAAGCATATATTGACAAAGTAAGCCGGGCTTCTAGTTTTGAGTTTGGTAGAGCACGTATGTTTGGAGGAATTGGGGCTGCGATTGGGACATTTGCTGCTGGAAAACTTTATGGCTTCGACCAGACCATGATTTTCTGGTTGGCTAGCGCAGCTGGTGTC includes these proteins:
- a CDS encoding intermembrane transport protein PqiB, with amino-acid sequence MKQTLRGEPVFARKNWRNVLIWIVPVIALLSGLSMLLQTKLAEGPEISISFRSAAGLEAGKTTVKYKDVTVGTVKEIILSTDNSAVLVRVQLAKSAESLIREDTRFWVVRPRVGISGVSGIDTILSGPYIGMDRGKSAESRREFVGLEIPPSIISDVQGSQFIIEAADLGSLDIGSPVYYRRIQVGRVASYHLREDGVGVILKVFIDAPYDRLVTSETRFWNVSGIDLSVGTEGFRLKTQTVAAMLAGGVAFASATTSDPHPHNKNVRYSLAPDEATALAHPDGPAIPFRLRFERSLRGLSVGAPVQFSSVVIGRVTSIDLDYNPTGYRFPTIVGIDVYPSRIGQVLKKLPQPAESEDIEHIAALFVRDLVSHGLRAQAVPSSLLTGQLFITFDFVPDAPKVPFDLTARPLLVPTVSGGLDKIQEQVAGIVTKINKLPLESIGNNLDTTLAELSKTLRMVNRQTLPEANRLMSQTQKTTEGVQDLIAEDSPLIINIMQTLQETSRTLKSLRGLSDQLDRHPESLLQGTPVDPVPESTVNPANSYQGKR
- a CDS encoding paraquat-inducible protein A, whose amino-acid sequence is MCRLLSARKAGVTGCHFCHLVFQPATDSMQSCPRCHTRQRLPDRKSLGRSWALLIAAVIVYVPANVLPVMFTSLFGRGKESTIMEGVVDFWHAGSYGIAVIIFIASVVIPCMKFLSMAVLLISSAIRSQWAQSERTRLYHITEWIGCWSMLDVIVVAVVSGLIQFHSLGEAEPRAGILFFGLVVFLTMLSALSFDPRLIWAGDK
- a CDS encoding paraquat-inducible protein A encodes the protein MKKGGGLNTSAPPYNLTLLMKSMKIYHHLIVCPICNTLYRYRSDQLGRTACCERCHSVLWQNGGAGIYLVLPLTVAALITFSLASIYPVIMVNFHGVRNEITLWQAVWALAKGESFPLMAMLTTFLLIIAPLLQILLMLWLLVFAHFKQRAPGFIAMMKTLVWLRPWSMVEVGVLGFLVAAIKLSSLLEVAPGIGGWALAVSVVLIIIVTSHDLQSLWTLCPIVPFAESEHV
- a CDS encoding MipA/OmpV family protein; translated protein: MSWRKYFNSSHTLKGIFGGDKNMTSGFANKQRLALGLTLIVSPPAVSDDLALGLMAGVAESPYKETPPRVFPFPFVDYEGDFLFFHGGQGGIHLLKDRVNQFDVFAAYDPRQFRPQDSNDSKIQRLDKRRSTVTTGLEYSLRTYFGHFTASVAHDALNNSDGVFANTSYMYPFALTDWELTPEIGVRWDNKDQNNYYAGISIDESRRSGLPSYTPDDSFTPYIVLSANYHMSNDWKAFFSARYDITADEVKKSPMIDKNGVGIVSTGISYTF
- a CDS encoding DUF3313 domain-containing protein, translating into MITFSRAIRLTLLAAVALLAGCASDDPVRYSGLDSSSQLTPNTGAESDRIPFRYGPQIDWKKYNSLIIDPVIIYQGPDNQFGDMEQSDRQKLASYMQEKFAEKLRPRFREGGSPSPSTLRLKLTLTGADTTTQFVGTFTKFDLAGGPYNIVQSIRGGQGMLSGYVNYAVEIYDTSTNKLLHAYVAKQYPNAMNISATIGSLSAAEVGIDKGADELAEILQ
- a CDS encoding SDR family oxidoreductase; the encoded protein is MNNNIKRVLVTGATGSVGREVVNILVRNNLIPVAMVRDALRGKEMLGNTELFICDLQNIHSLKNIGANIDAIIFTHGSSSNAGAMELDYAGVANVLHALECHRPRIVLMTSIYVTQRSGTLMELKDWKRRSERLLRASGLEYTIVRPGYFDLIKPGDDCLILGQGDKLDGGVGRRQIADVLVQSLLNNTALSKTFELVAGQGNAPDEWGALFKKLVADNGIDGAMDSLNMPLADEPENAKQDLARITRNMH
- a CDS encoding alpha/beta hydrolase, whose product is MDSINIKNFYSTISANLYYPPDFDETKKYPAIISAHPIGSCKEQTSGNIYGTGLALAGYVVIAFDASFQGDSTGEPRHLENPALRVEDFKAVVDHLITLPYVEQERIGVLGICGGGGYAINAAMTERRIKAVVSVTGVNIGRLMREAFSSNDPLPLLEAISNQRTAEILGSTARVDDVLPSSPEEATRLGLTEIDVFEATEYYRTPRGQKPNGVNSWLFSHQSAAVGWDAFHLAEVLLTQPLMVVVGNKVGAFGAYRDGYEIFGKAASRKKEIVEIAGWSHYDLYDKPEPTELALKKIVPFFKEHL
- a CDS encoding LysR family transcriptional regulator, which encodes MEPYLLPQLALFAEIARHKSFTRAAAELKVSRAAISHSLKTLEQRLNVRLLNRTTRDMSLTDEGLHLLRALEPALGSIERAIREIGNSRNHPSGLLRVNTSRSAAKMLIEPHLAEFLVRYPDLQLELVMDDGLANIIADGCDAGIRLGESLAEHVVAVPVTQMLEMVVAGSPSYFAKNAIPKTLADLAEHNCISYRRLTSGAVYDWEFSAEGDAHHQITVEPKGTFITNDDEGMINAALQGVGLIQHINLCLHRHLEEGSLVRVLDEWCPPFPGFYLYVPTRENMPARVRAFMDFLIEKRDAFQG